Below is a window of Rhodamnia argentea isolate NSW1041297 chromosome 11, ASM2092103v1, whole genome shotgun sequence DNA.
TGATCGCCTTCATAGATGATTATTCGCATTTCATGTATCTCTACTTGCTTCATAATAAGCACGAAGCCTTAGATGACTTTAAGGTATTTAAAGccgaaatagagaaataaatgCGGTAAGCAAATTAAGATCGTAAGATCGGATAGAGGTGGAGAATATTATGATAGATACACTGAAGATGGACAAGTACCTAGTCCATTTGCGAAGTTTCTTCAAGAGCATAGGATAGTTGCCCAATACACCGTGCCTGGGTCTCCGGACCAAAACGGCGTGACTGAAAGAAGAAATCGaactttattggatatggtgcGGAGTATGCTTAGCAGCTCCAAACTTCCTAAGTCCTTGTAGACTGAAGCCCTTAAGACGGCAGCGTACATATTGAACCGAGTTCCGACTAAGGCTGTCCCAAAGACACCTTTTGAGTTATTCAAAGGTTGGAAACCGAGTTTGTGACATTTGCGCGTTTGAGGATGTCCGTCGGAAGTAAGAGTTTATAATCCACAGGAAAAGAAGTTAGACCCAAGGACTATAAGTGGGTATTTTGTTGGATATGCAGAAAAGTCCAAGGGATACAGATTTTACTATTCATCTCATACCACTAGATTCGTGAAATCGAGAAATGCAAAGTTTCTtgaaatgacttgattagtAGGAGCGATCGATTGGAGGACCTTGATCCTGAGAAAGATCGTTCAAATGCTCAACCTTCCACTTCAAGCACTAGAATGCTTGTTGTTCATAACTCTCCTCCAGTCCAACCAGCTATTGAACAACCAATCATTGAGACTCCACAACCTGTTATATTCCTAGTTGTTCAGCAATTACCAGAAACTGTTGAACAACCAATTGAACAACATGTTTCCGAGGAGAACGTTGATGCAATATTAAGAAGATCTACTAGAATAAAGAAATCAGCAATTCCTAGTGATTATATTGTGTATTTGCAAGAATCTAACTATAATGTAAGAGTTGAGAATGATCCCGAAACGTTTCACAAGCCATGAGTTGTGATAAATCCAATTTGTGGTACAATGAcatgaaggaagagatgaaTTCTATGGCATGTAACGCAGTCTAGGATTTGGTTGAGTTGCCCGATGGTAAGAAGAAcattggttgtaaatgggtctttaaaACTAAGAAGGACTCATTGGGCAATATTGAGATATATAAAGCTATACTTGTTGCTAAAGGATTTACTCAAAAGGAGGGAATCGATTACACGGACACTTTTTCTTCGGTATCTAAGAAAAATTCTCTTCGTATCATTTTGGCATTGGTTGCCCATTTTGACATGgaattgcatcaaatggatgtgaaaacgGCATTCCTCAATGGAGAGCTAGAGGAAAAGGTTTATATGAAACAACCGGAAGGATTCTCCTCTGATAATGGTGAGCATTTGGTATGCAAATTTAAGAAATctatatatggcttgaaacaagcatccCGCCAATGGTACTTAAGGTTGCATGGTGTCATCTCTTCGTTCGATTTTGTAGAGAATGTCATGGATCAATGTAAATACCATAAGGTCGGTGGGagcaaaatctggttccttatgttgtatgtggatgatattttaCTTGCAATCAATGATAAGGGCTTGCTACATGAGGTGAAACAATTTTTCTCCAAGAGTTTTGATATGAAGGATATGGGTGAGGCATCTTATGTCATTGACATTAAGATTTATAGGAATAGAACGCGAGGTATTGTGGGACTGTCTCAAGAAACCTATATTAATAAAGTCCTAGAGAGATTTTGGATGAAAGATTGTTCGCTGAGTATAGCACTTATTGTGAAggtgttaacacctaaattttgactaatctttttcagttatttatgcataaaaattagaactaattttagttctaaacaaaaaaatatctctcatatttaatttttacataAATTGCATTCGCATTTCATTGGGCCGGCAATGTGAGAATAAGCTTAAATTGGCAAATAGACTGATAGTGATCATCATCAATCAAAAGAGGAAGCGGAGTCATGTTTCAGTGGACATAATCATGAAAGGGGAAGAGTATTTGAAGGATTTTGTTTGATACTTTCGGTGAAAAAGTGGGATTCGAACTAAAACCCCGTTGAGTGGAGAATGAGTGCGGGGGACAAGAgtgattttcggacgaagattacCACTCAACCACTCTCCCGACACTCTAGAGAGCACGAGAAAATAAGCTAGTAGGCCATAGAAAAAGTAGGGGTGAGCTGGAGAGCATTTCGGGCTTGGTGGACAACAATCCGGAGAGCACGTTGCAGAggaggatgttttttttttttttctctcatcttcGTCCAAGTTACGTAGTGGGGGGAGCTGGAGAGCACTAATCCAAACATGCTCATCATTTTAAAAGACTCTCTAGAGGAAgataagaaaaaagacaaagagaGAGGAATCTTGGGGCAAAGGAGTGAGGGAGGGAAGCTTGATGCAAACTTTTCATGGAGAAAAATAGGGAGGCTGATCTTCCGGGAGGATGACTTATTTGCATCTCTATTGATCCTTCCTTTTCCAAGCTTTTGCTCATGAACTTCACTTGCAGAGACACTAAAAGAGCAAGACAATTTTGAAGGCTATTCGTAGAAGattcatgcaaaaaaaaaaagggaaaagtacactagaagtgccgtaacttgtatacggcgtttacttgagtgccataactttcaaaacgttcacttaagtgccataactttaaaaaatcgttcacttgagtgttacagtaactttttcggcgtgctacatcagctttccggcatgctacatCGGTTTTCCGGcttctacagtaacttttctgaCGTACCACGTCGCCTTCTTCggccgccacgtcaacatggcactcaagtgaacgatttttgaaagttatgatacttaagtgaacgttttgaaagttatggcacttaagtaaacgccgtacaaaagttatggcacttccggtgtattttttcccaaaaaaagaaaaagaaagagagaagtgcCCTTATCTTTCTTCACCATATATCCAACATCGAAGGAATGCTCTGTGAGCTCTGGAGACGATTGAAGTGACGAAATGGAGAGCTTAAAGCTCCGGTTCCCGGCAGTTCGGGTGAGGCCGAGCGGCGCCACCACCACTCCGAGTCTCATGGAGTCCAGGTGAAGCCACTATACCGCCTCAAACACATCGACACCCCCGGAAAAAGGTAGGTGTCTTACTCGAAGCTACGGAGGTCCGTGGGTGGCAGACCTCCATTTTTCGAAGTTTCTTCATCATTTTAAGTCCAAGCTTGTTCTGAACATCTACTAAGCGCTTCTATccttttcgtttttgtttttgacgcatgaaaacctcgagtcgaccTCGAACCCCTCCAAGACTATCATGAGCTCATAAGCTCATTTTCGACATCATTCGAAGCGATCGGACCACAAGGTAAGTACCTATGAAATCTGTGGATGCTAGTCGTAGCTTTGATTTGGAttgatatcatgaaaaatatgCACCCGATCGGCACTGCGACCGAACTTGTTGTTGCTATTTCATATAGTTTTCACCATTGGATCGTGCTCATTTTTGGATATGTGATAGCTGATGTTGAGAGGATTCCAACGATACCTAGATCATCCAAATTGGACAAGATCTCACCGTTGATCGTCGCCAGAAAGCCCTCAACCGTCCGTCTGTTTTATTCAACTTGAAGAGGTCTTACCAGTCAACGCCCGTTGATTGGTCAACCATCAATGTGGCGTTGACATGGCGCCACATTAGCAGGGGCTTTTTaaacccttttttaaaaaaattcggataattaaatatccaaaaaatgaaaaattgtggaaaatttagaaaaaattgaaaaaatcaagaaaaatttgaaaaaaaaaaataaaaaaatcccaaaaattaggaaatgaccacattcaactggccaaccctatttttgaaattttgcatccCAATCCCttctgaaaatgatgattttaccttTTAAGGGTAAATCGTCCCCGAAATTCCTGTAAATTCCGAAAAAtgcccaaaaaataggaaatgattACGTTCAACTAGTTAAtcctatttttgggtttttcgtgTCCCAACTCttcctaaaaatgatgattttaccccttaaAGGTAGattgtttctaaaaattttggaaaattcaaaaaaatgtcgaaaaataggaaatgaccacaatcaactggccaatcctattttcgacgCTTTAGGCTCTtgattctttcaaaaaataaggttTAGACGAGCACCACGAACTCTTCAGATCTTCATTTTATCACCGATCAAGGTCGTCGAATACACCTTGAGCTGTCAAGCTCGTTACCGATGTTATTCCAAGCGATCAAATCATAAGAATCAGAAAGGCTAAGCCTTctgctggtggtttgtaaatttactttcagcaataTATTTTCTATTCATATCCCGGAGTCGGGAAGGTCAAGCCTGctgctggtggtttgtaaatttactttcaacaATGTACTTTCTGTTCATATCTCGGAATCAGCAAGGTCGAGCCTGCTGCCGGtgatttgtaaatttacttttagcTGTACTTTCTGTTCATATCCTAGGGTCCGGAAGGTCGAGCCTGTTGGTGGtgatttgtaaatttactttcagcaatctGCTTTCTATTCATATCCCGCAGTCGGGAAGATCGAGCCTGCtgttggtggtttgtaaatttactttcagcaatctaCTTTCTGCTTATATCCCGGAGTCGGGAAGGTTGAGCCTAttgctggtggtttgtaaatttactttcagcaatctaCTTTCTGTTCATACTCTAGAATCAAGAAGGCCGAGCCTActgctggtggtttgtaaatttactttcagcaatttaTTTTCCGTTCATACCTCAAGATTGGAAGATTGAGTTTCCCGCTGGTGGTTTGTGTGAGTTCCGCATATGAATATGTGTGatatatatttcaaaaataaaaaaagggaaaagttcgTTGAAAACTTcctagaaaatttcagaaattctcaaaaattgaggaatggccacgaTCAAccggtcaatcctatttttgagatttctcatTCCATATGCTCGAAAAGACGAttataccctttaggggtaaatcgttcccaaaaattttcgagatttgTGCAAATgtcaaaattagggtttgggtcaGGTTAGGTGACTAATCATTCTATTTGGATTTTAGAGTCTCGTCTTTTCTTgcaatgacgattttacccctcaatgGGTAAATCGCCTTTGATATTCCAATGAGTCATGAAAATTATTtagaattagggtttgggtcaGGTGGGTGGCCAATCCTTTTGTCTGGAACTTTCACATCTCATTctctttaagaaaatgatgattttacccctcaagggtAAATTGTCCCCAAAAAAATGCcgtaaaattctaaaaaatgtcagaaattagaaaatgggttagtttaggtggccaattcTATTTTCGATGCTTTTCACTGCAAATCTCATCCGAAatgacaattttcccctttttggccaattgtccttaaattttttcaaaattacgattttgcccctcatgggtaAATTATGTCCAAAGCACTCATGTTTACCCTTTGAACTATGATTGGATGTCCTCTAATCCAATAGAGCTCTACTAGGAAtgccatactgatttgatgcgatCTATACGCATAATTTGATCCCTTGATTTGCccactttctttattgattgtggTTGCTAGGATAGttattcccatctgcatgaacccctagatttaggatttgtaCCCCATTCATTTACATAAAAttccgaggttagaaaattcagtcaacttaggtaTCGAAaaggcgtcaactctgatagttggcgtaactaagtccccgatcacATTTCTCTGATTCTCACggaatcgaatagaagctcccaactactcgatagggttttccaatcataccctccaagaaatgattggtggcgactccttggcatGCACATGTAGCACATGTCTCTAGACCGCATCGAAGGTCGACCACATTATCcaccgttgcgatttgggtaatgggccttgggagaggctcGCGTCCGAAGGTCTACATGCGACTAGGCGGGAAAGACGACCCATTATCCCTCACACTTGAGAGCGCTCGAGAGGGTCACAAATGAAGGGTGATAGATTCAATTTGAGTCGGTGCCTAAGGAATGATTTAGAaaggaaacaaataaaagaCATTTTATATGCTTATGCTGTCAGAAGCTTGATATATGCTCGGGTTTGCACTCGACCCGACATTGCGTTCGCTATGGGAATGTTGGGAAGATATTAGAGTAATCCAGGTATTGACCATTGGAGAGCTGCAAAGAAGGTGATGAGGTTACTTCAAGGTTCAAAAGGTTACATGCTTATGTATAGGCGGACCGACAATCTGGAGATAGTTGGTTATTCGAATTCGGACTTTGCTGGTTGCATTGATTCTCGAAAATCCACATCCGGATACACCTTTATGTTTGCTGGCGGAGATGTATCATGGAAAAGTGCGAAGCAAACCTTAGTTGCCACTTCTACCATGGAGGCTGAGTTCGTTTCTTGTTTTAAGGCCACCTCGCATGGTGTATGGTTGAAGAGTTTCATTTCAAGGCTTAGAATTGTGGATTCCATTGCTAGACCATTAAGATTGTGTTGTGACAATTCAGCTACAGCTTTCATGGCTAAAAATCACAAGAGTGGTAGTCGAAGTAAGCACATCGACATTAAGTATTTAGCCACAAGAGAACGtgttaaggaaaagaaagtggtcATAGAACACATTAGCACCGAATCGATGTTAGCTAATCATTTAACTAAAGGCATGCCACCAATGAGATACAAGGATCATGTGGTTATAATGGGAATAAGTCCAATCATGTAGTTTTTATTTGTATGGACGAATTTGTGaaactcttatttatttatgatgtttttttctcaattttggtGTACACATTCATTTATTATGAGAAAAATAGCCATCTTTGATCCGGAATAAACTtaaggtttattcattaagtagaCCTAGGATAAACATagggtttattcattaagttatGTCATCACATATGGGTTGATTTAGATGAGATAAGGTGCATTGTGATACATGGAAGATACTACTCGTTTTAAGAGGACATATTGCCATGATTCATGTGCCTTGTTTTCAACATGAAGTTTTTGTGAACTTAGTTCAATATTTCGTTTGATGAAATGTTGGGATCAAGTGggagaatattattttttatagatagtgtgatcccacatttgattcttcatttgattatttcattaacATTTATTGATCACATTAACTTGAGTGATAACTGTTCTCGCCCAAGAGTCACGACGCCCAAAAGTTACAATAACGTCTTAATGGACGACGTTATCCGAAGGGGTACGAAGGAGAGAATATAAAAGggtcatctaagccaaacccTTTGTCGTCAGGTTTTATTCTAATGTACATACAGAACGTACGTTTCTACAGAAAAGACACACCATCGCATAAagagggcaattggctagaagcaACCATCGTTGATTGTTTAATGCTCCACGAATTCCAATTTGTcaatcgtcttcatcaatggctgaAGATAAGTAAAGATTCCTGACGTTTCCGTATTCGGTTATGATTATACGTGATTTTGTTCGACAACGTATAATCGGGACATTCAGTCTTTAGATTTTCTTACATTTATTAGCACGGAAAAAGATCATTTTCCTTTACTTTGCTTTAACTTTATAAGTGCTGTCGTCCCATGAATATGGCAAAACACAAACATTCACAGCAAAAGAAGAGGTCAACTCAAGATGTGTAACGGCCTTGGGTCCCACTTGcacgatattgtccgctttgggctTTGCAACCCGCacggttttatttttcttggcaCACAACCCGAAAAAGGCCTcatgcaagtctaagggcactcCAAGGCTTATAAaaccttcccaagacctcctcctaggcaatgtgggactagggaggagttgtgacaagaTGAGCATAACCTGCAACATGTCCTTGGTTTTACTGATTACATTGTtgcagcaccagcaccagccCCTTCTAATAAGTCAGAGGCAGGTGCTTGGGAACCCCACGAAATTGAATTATGTTGATTTAGGTTGGAAACAAGTTTACTGGTCCGATTCCGTCTACTATCGGGAAATGGACGAGATTGACTCATCTCTATTTGCAAGAGAACAGCTTTGCTGGATCTATTCCTCCGGAAATAGGGAACTTGACGAGGTTTGACCCATCTCTATTTGCAAGGAAACGAACTCAACGGATCTATTCCGTCGGAAATAGGCAAATTTAGAGTGGTTGAGTGTGCTGCATTTACGGGAAAATAGATTCGATGGTGCCATCCCATCGGAAATAGGAGATCTATGGAATCTAGATATCCTAGATTTGAGCTCGAACGACTTGGTGGGGGAAAATCTCTGTTGAACTTGAGAATTCGAGCAGGTGAAGCCATCTCGATCGTCACAACAATTCTCTTTCTGGCTCGATTCCCACGTTTAAAAACAGTACTTTCTGAGGTCACCTTGACTTATCACAGAATCATCTCAAGGGCCCAATTCCAGATTAATCTCAGGGCTGCTTTCCCCGAGACCTCTTTCATCGGCAACGAAGGCCACATGAGAAGGTCTAGCGTTCGTCATGGCATGACGCTGTTCATTCCGCTGGCTGCAATATTCATTTGCTGTATAGTTCCTGGATCGTGCTTCCCATTTCGACGTGCCACCAAGAGCGTGCAATCAGAGACTACAGAGAAAAGTGGAAATTTCTTGTCAATATGGAATTATCACGGGAGGATTGTATATGAAGATGTAATTACTGCAACGGTGGACTTCGACATCAAGTATTGCATCGGGACCGACGGCTATGGTAGCGTCTACGGAGCTAGATGGCCTAATGGGAGTGGTGGCACTGAAGAAACTTTTTCGTCTCAAAGCAGAGGACCTGTCCTTCGGCAAGAGCTTTCGGAATGAAGTGAAATGCTTGACGGAAATAAGGCATAGGAGCATACTCAAGCTCCATGGTTTCTGCTTAGATAGGCGGTGCATGTTCTTGATTTACGAATACATGGAAAATGGGACTCTTTCCCGTGCTCTGAGAGATGACGTCAAAGCAGTGGAATTCGATTGGTCCAAAAGAGTCAATCTCGTCCGGGATACCAAACACGTTTTGTCTTACATGCACCATGACTACTCTCGACCAATCGTTCATCAAGACATATCGAGCAACAACATCTTACTCAATGGCAAGATGCAGGCTTTCGATTTTGGCACCGCAAGACTTCTGGATCATGATTCCTCATCTAACTTCACTGCAAATATCCCCGGCACCTATAGATGTATTGCACAAGTCAGATAGTGTAACCGTTACGGTTTAGTTAAACGACATTGTTGAAGTTTCCTCGTCCATGCCCATCAATGACTCGTAGTGTACTAGCCAACAATATCCAAGAATCAGTTGTTCCATGATTAGGGATGGCAAAATGTCACCGTGAAAAAGTTTCCCCTCACGGGGCAGCGACGGCCGATGGGGCAGGGGTTAACGGTGCAGCGATCCATCCGAGGCATCGAACGCCGAATTTCTTATGccttttatattcttttcttttgccagaGCTCGCATATACTTTGGTCGTTAATGAAAAATGCGGCGTATATAGCTTTGGAGTGGTAGCAATGGAAACAATGATGGGCGAGCATCCAGGAGATAACTGTATCTACGTTGCTGACATCCCTTGGGGAAGATATCATGCTGTATACAATCATAGACCCGCGGTTGCCTTTTTCAAGAGAGAACTCTGTCGGAAGAATTATTGTTCCGATAGTTTCTCTGGCGCTCGCTTGCTTGAGTGCTAACCCAAAGTCCCGACCAACTATGAAGCAAGTCTCGGAAGCTTTTCTAGCTCGAAAGTCACCATTGGCGAAGCCCTTTCATAAGATCTCAATGGCTCAGCTCCGCGATAATAACAGATCATGGTTGGAAGGTGGATCGACAGAAGCTTCATCGGGATTAAGCGATGAGTAAGGGTCATTGAGTGTTTGTCCAGTAAAGAGATAGATTTGATACAATGAAGCTGCAATTTGGTGAAAGTGATTGAGATTATAGAAGTGTATGGGCTTCTGCAAATTATTTAGGTCGTGTTAAACATTTTCCTGGACTATGCTAGAGTAGTGAGAAGCAGTATCCATAGGACAAccgtttatttttcttattttcagtAAGATTGTAATGCCTGATCTATGAACTTAAGTCCAATGCAATGTcattcctgaacttttaatttgtttaatatagtccgtgaactttggtccaatattCAATTTGGCCCACAAACTTTTAAACATGTTCATATAGTCCAGGGATTACAtcggggatcatattgaacaaattataaatTTGGGGACGACATTGCGCATTGGGTCAAATTTCAGGGACCACActgcacaaattaaaagttcaaggacgatattgcatattgaatcaaagttcatgaaccatttgCACCATTGTCCCCGAATTCTATCTTGAAAaaggttagtttttttttttccttctttttgtttggctGAGTTGGGAAAGGTTAGGTTACCACTCAAGCTGTCCGTATTTTTTGTGGCCATATATACATGTTAATAAAACTCTTCCAGCAAGAAGGCCACGCGCATGATTTTTGTGGTAGATTGCTAGGAAGGGAAATGACATTAatgattcttaattttttggctcaatgtgcaatatcacttttaatttgttaaatataCTTGCCGAACTATTAACAAATGTTCAATACAGTCTTTTCGTTTGCTCAAACGAAAAAATCAAACGTGAAAGAGGAGATTTAAAGAGTCTCACTTGTCTAGATGCGAGCTTTAATGATTTGTCCGAAATAATCCCTGTTGAACTATGAGAGTTTGGTTGAGATGAGGCTAAGCTTAACCTCCTTCACGTGCCCCATACCTCCATCTTTGGCCAATTTAACAAGCTTGACCGTTATTTTGATAAAACGATGCTGCAAATTGGTGAAAGTGATGGAGGATATAAGCTTTCTATGGCATCTCCAAtttaattgcataaaaatttgtccaaactAACTAAAGTTATAGGAGTCATGAGAGGCAATTTATATAGATTACTGTACCCAAATACCCCAAGGAAGAATGGTAAGGAAGTGCTGCACAATTATAGCTATGCTATGATCAGAGCTTATTTTACCTAGTACCAGTCATCTTAAAGGCGAGCAAATGAGACAACAAGCGAGTTGTAATCAATAGAACAGTTCCAATAAGGTTGGAATTCATGGTCAATGCAATTTGTTTAATATTTGCACGATGTGTGTTCGTGTTACatggatctttttttttctaagttagAGGCTTGttactcaaaaaaagaaagaaaaattgagaaaagtgtTAGAACAGGACTAAACCTATTGCAGTGGTGCCAATTATGCCTTAATCTTTTAATAATGTCAATTTatacctaaacttttttttatctaaagcCAATATAATCCTTCCGGTTAATATTGGTCGGATATTGCTGAGGTGGACATTAAAAggcctacgtggcacaaccaaCGCTAACAAGGAAATTTTAAATAGTATcttcatatttttcttattttttgtttctttcttcttctttttctctcttgttttcccCTTTCCTCCGGTGGCCAGCATGGCCATGGCTAGTGAGGGCTAGCCTCGCCTGAGCAAGGGTGGCCATCGCTAGGGTGACGGCGAACGCCGGCGAGGCTGACAAGCAACGCCGGCCTCGCCAAATCTAACAGGACCGACCGATAAGCATGAAATTTCAACTTTAATGTTTTGTCTCCGGAGGAAGACCGAGTCTACACATGATGTTTCCTTCCATTAATGATAGTTCGTAAGAAAAAAACCAGTAGTCACTTAAAAAGGGCACTCACCACCAAACGTGCCATGAGATTTGACACTTTTGAGTCCTATGTTGCCCGGCAAAGGTAATTAACGTCGAGTTTAGACCTTATCGATCTGCTCAAAGGCAAATCAATCACAATTGCGCGAGGACATTTAACAAGGTAATACATTGTTGATTTAAGTTTATATGAGTTTATATGAGGTTCTTCCGAGATAGGAAATACTTTTGCCACTCGTTAATCGAAGCAACATCACTTCCATGTCCCCTGTGATCGCTCGAGTTATTGTCTACTTTATCGCTATCTCTTTGCTTTTCCATCAATATAACCATAGAAGAGTACTTTTTTCCTGAtatcaattgacaaaaatataatgTCGTAAGTTACATTGCAATGATAGTTTATGTCACGATTGTTGACCTAGTTCATGTGATTGTGAACAACGTCAACAAATACACTGCAACAGTGAAAAAAGACGTCACATGTGTTGACAATGCCTCTTGATTGATTATTATAATGTACATAAATTCATATCTTGATAATGGCTTTCTATCGATCCCAACGCTATTTCCTCCCGGTAGATGCACGTAACAATCGGATGAAACATGAAGAGTGTTGGGAACAAACATAATAGATCCccaaaaataaatccaaaagTGTCTAAATACTGTAGATGACGAATATTTTCAATGCTGTTAAGACAGGCTTTAACAAGCAAAACATAATGAAATACACGAGCATACATATGATTCACGAGTAAAATAAGGCAGTTATTTGCCTAGGACATGAATGCGTTTCAGGTTTCATGCCAATCACCAAGAGGAGATTGCAGAGTATGAAAGATAACGTGCCATTTTAAATGACGTCAAGGCAAATTCCAACCTCCAGATTTGGCCTACCGAGCAGATGGATCAAACTCCGACGACAAAGCTATGAGGACATCAGTGAGAAAACAGGACGTGATGGCCCACCAGAACCAATCAAGAATCAAGAACAGGGACACAGTTTCAAAGTATTAAT
It encodes the following:
- the LOC115731053 gene encoding MDIS1-interacting receptor like kinase 2-like, giving the protein MVASTELDGLMGVVALKKLFRLKAEDLSFGKSFRNEVKCLTEIRHRSILKLHGFCLDRRCMFLIYEYMENGTLSRALRDDVKAVEFDWSKRVNLVRDTKHVLSYMHHDYSRPIVHQDISSNNILLNGKMQAFDFGTARLLDHDSSSNFTANIPGTYRCIAPELAYTLVVNEKCGVYSFGVVAMETMMGEHPGDNCIYVADIPWGRYHAVYNHRPAVAFFKRELCRKNYCSDSFSGARLLEC